The genomic stretch GGCCTTGTAGGAAGCGGTAGTAGTGGGTGCCACCAAGTCTTCTTGATCTCGTTGGAGATCTTTTTTCTGCAtactcaacactttataaataacATGAGGGAAAGGAAGATTCAAGTTTTTCCTGTTACCTTTGCGAAACCCAATGATTTGATCATGAATAACCAAAGCCAAATTTATACCAAGACCGGTCCCCACTTTGTACAAAAATGAAGCCATATCAAAAGAAATAGTGGCGGTGTGAGAAGTGGGCTTCCAATTTGTTGTGGCAAACTTATGAAGAACAGCATAAGTGTAGGTGAGGTTTGAGACTGAGATGACTGTATTAGATGGCCATACCATTTTTTGACCAACCAACTCAGTGATAACCATGTCCTTGTCAAGAGAAGCACCATCAACATCATCCTCGACATCAAGGGGAAGATGCAAAGCAAGAGCAATGTCttgaggagaaaaagagaaccaaTGGCCCCTAACAAACACTTTATTATACAGAGGAGATGAAGGTTCAATAATTTCATTAGTAAGATTGGGATAGAATTCCTTGactattctatccacaaaaccaGAAAATTTAACCAAAGAACCTGTCCATTGTCGATCTTGAAGCATTGTTAGCACACCAAAAGGACGATGATCACTCAAGACATAATTTCTTTCAATGATAAATTTTCGTTGAGCATATAGAACCATATCACGTGCATTATCATTATAGCAAAAAATGGAagaataaggtttgaaatttaCACCTGAATGTTTTGGTGAAGGTGTAGAACCAGAAATAGGTTTCTTCCCTTTAGCTTTGGATGGAAAAGGAGATGCAATGTGGCCTGAGTCAGATTCGGCTTCTTGTTCAGAGGGGATAGTGTCTTCTTTTTCTGGCTcatcagactcagcctctgattCTGCAATGTCAGGAACCGTTTCATCAGACAATGTGGTATCATGAGTTGCTTCAGATTCTGACTTATCTTCCTCAGGATCAGATTCGGAGGAGGACAGTGAAGGGGGATGAGCCTTCAATTTTTTCTTGGCAGCAGACAAGGGAGAAAGAGACGCGTCCAACCCCAATTTCCTTTTGGGAGTCACAGAATTTTTCTTGGACTGACTCGGCTTCAAGGGCAATTTGAGCAACCCAGCAGCAGCAGCTTTGGAAGAGGAGGAAACAGATTTCGATTTTGCCCTAGCCTCCAAAGACAAATCAAACGGAAGAGGAGAATGGTCCTTGGCTCGAGAGGGCACCACCACTTCAGATGGTGGTGCAACAATGTCAGCAGAGATATCTAGAAACACCATAGGATGTTCATGAGAGAGCGAAAACACCTTTTTGCGAGCCTTGGATTTGCAGGACTTTCCAACAGATGTGGGAGCTGTTGGAACAGAAAGAGGCGCCGTTGACACAGACGGAGGAGGCGAAGGAGATGGCACCTTTCGGGATTGAGAAACAGGGATCTTCTTGGAGGAGGCACCACGAGTTCTCACCATTTTTTCTCTGAAAAACAAAAAGTACTTacaagagaatgagagaaaaaaaatgagaaggaGAAGAAATAACTGAGTGAAGTCGTGGGTGAGAAGAAATAGGGTAATGGCATGCCTTTTTAAATAACTTACTTACCCAAAATGAATACCCACGGCAAAAAGAGGTTTcccttttttattaaaaaattgttttaattaaccaAGAAAAGGAAACAATCTACACGATTCACATAcaactttcccttttttttttattattaaaaaatctgTTTATAAAAATGTAATATGTATAAACACCCAAACCAAAAAAGGTAACCAGAAACAAATACCCCACACGATCTCCTCAATGACTTTTtccctttttttaaaaaaaattctaaacaaagtacaagacaataaagatacaaatcatgATATTCCAAAATGAGAAAGAAGTCAAAAATAAattccttggagacaaagaatatattaaatcacacaattaaatgcataatttctcataatcaccacaatgattcggtccaccaagaatttccttgtcaaattattattttttttattatcatttttttattttatatatatgaacaaaaataaaaactcaacccAAAAAAAATCTGCTTTGATCAAAGAGAGTCAtcctgataagaataaaatcaagcaaatgaaaataagtgttagtgtaaAACATagataagaacacttgtgaaaaagaaaaattagaaagaatattcgagagaaataaagcacaattcagtcacaagcacatattattaagtgaatcaatcaacatgtatgagtcttacactcacatttttttttttaaactgtgtacaatttttattgcattgtttcaagcataagtgtgtgacagtgtatgcaagggaacattgcccaatgacaaataagtctttttcgaaattaaaataattgtaacccatgaagacgctgtcacactacaccagtggtagcccttttctatggtagcgtatcctcttcataactccgaattacaaagttccaacttactcaaaagacggctttcacacactgatgcAGGTAGCTCAATTCTTgcacaggagcttgaaacaatgctacacaaaaggaagctcaaacattaaacattgattaatttactcgaatatgcctaggaggaattgattaaatttctctcaagaatatacaaccaaaGATTCATAAACACAAGACAGATTATCCATcttgacacacaacaaaattttcaaattgattGACAATTTTCTTAACAAAAAATAACACACATTAGATCAAGTGGACAACACCATAACAAGaaaatttaaagagaacaaacccccaaagattttcggaggaaatcaaagcgaaccgaatcaagagctttagtgaaaatatctgcaatttgtttatgtgtttcaatatattccaagacaataactttattttcaactaattctcttatgaaatgatgacgaatatcaatatgtttagtacgagaatgttgcacaggattttttgaaatattgattgcacttgtattatcacaaaaaatagttaaaatgtcaagatcaaacccataatccatcatcatttgcttcatccataaaagttgtgcacaacaacttcctGCTGCAATGTTTTCAGCCTCagctgttgagagagaaatagaattctgtttcttgctgtgccaagaaacaagattatttcccaagaagaaacatcctccactagtgctttttctgtcatcagtgttacctgcccaatcagcatcactaaaacacactagattagggttagtttcttttgaataccaaataccataatcagcagtcccatgaacatatcgaatgattcttttgacagctgcaacatgagactccatgggatttccttggtacctggcacacacaccaacactataactcaaatcaggtcgactagcagtgagataaaggagactaccaatcatgctcctatacagtgtaggatccactttgacaccattttcatctttggatagctttacagttgttcccattggtgttttggcaatctttgaactttcaagtccaaactttttgaccaagttcttagcatatttgctttgagaaacaaatgtgccttcatctaaTTGCTTGACTTGTAAACCTAAGAAATAagtcaattctcccaccatgctcatttcaaattcctctttcatttgtttcacaaatacctgcacctcattgtcagaagtagaaccaaacacaatatcatcaacataaatctgagcaataataatgttagatttaatatttttgataaataaagttttatctactccaccctttttgtatccatgagaaacaagaaaattgagtaagtctctcataccaagcccgaggggcttgcttcaaaccataaagagctttctccaatttgtaaacatgatcaggtgcatgaggatcttcaaatcctttgggttgttcaatgtatacctcttcattcaagatcccattgagaaatgcggatttgacatccatttggaacaacctgaaaccaatcaaacaagcaatagacaataataatctaattgattcaagtcttgcaacaggtgcaaatgtttcatcaaagtctattccttccacttgtgtgtacccttgtgccactaatcttgctttattttcgcacgattgtaccaaattcatcagatttatttttgaaaatccattttgtgccaataatattggtatgcaacggtcttggcacaaggatccacactttgtttctaaaaaattgttccaattcctcctgcatagctttaatccaattttcatcagttaaagcttctttcacatttttaggctcaattaaagataagaaacaaacaaattgaacaacattactaaaccttcttcgtgttaccatactgtcttttgggtttccaagtattaaatctgctggatgatttaacttaactctggttgatgtctccttttggacttcatccaaaataatatctggaaatttcttttctgtctgtccagaatctgtttcatcggattcgagatttgttggaacagatggaccagacgtttcaacagtagtatcactgacacaagcttcttcgtgtttttcagtaggttcatcaataaacctttcaatttcttcctcagtagaaaactcagaaaaattcCTGGAATCATCAATAACAGCGTTAGCtgactccattacagtttgggttctcatgttatacacacgataggccctactgttagtggagtatccaataaaaacaccttcatcacttttagcatcaaatttaccaagattttctctgtctctcaaaatgtaacaaacacatccaaaaacatgaaagtaagccacacttggtttcttacctttccaaatttcataagatgttttagatgtacctggacgaagaaaaacacgatttatgatatagcaagcagtgttaattgcttctgcccataaccgTTTAGTCAATTTTTTGCTGtttagcatcactctagccatttcttgaagaatGCGGTTTTTCCTCtctacaactccattttgttgaggagttttgggagttgaaaactcatgagagatacctgcagacttacaaaaatcatcatagacagaattctcaaattctttaccatgatcacttcttatacgaacaatttttccaatgttgcaatctttttcaacttttaatttcaagcaaagagttttaaaggcatcaaaagtgtcagatttttctttcaagaaatccacctaagtatatctagaaaaatcatccacacaaacaaaaatataccttttgccatttaaactctcaatttgaattggacccataagatccatgtgaagcaattctaaaactttcgaagtgtttatgtcagaaacacttttatgtgtaattttcaattgcttaccaagttgacaactcttacacttaccatcagattctttacctagcttaggtaaaccacgaacactccctgcatgtgacaattttttcaaggttttgaaatttatgtgaccaagtttagcatgccacatatcagtgttattactcacaacagattgacacataatagatggcagaagagtgtagcaattgtcattagatctataaccttcaagaacattctcaccattcttgtttaacacaaaacaattctctttatcaaagttaacagtataaccttgatcacaaatttgacttatgcttagaagattagctttaagaccttccacaagtaacactcttttgtatctaggcaacccttcaaagttaagagtacccataccaagaacattaccttcaattccattgccaaaagtaacagacccacaatgcataggttttatgtctgtaagaatagacttgtcacctgtcatatgtcttgaacaaccactgtcaaaataccaaaaatatgaagaagcagatctatcatattcactagtaaaaccagcaaaacagTTATTCTTTTTAatccatattttctttgattgaacattttccttttttactcttttgaaatcatcaaaataattgaatttttcaaaatattcatttttagcaaaattcataagagtaaaacatttaggacgaatatgacccttcctaccacaaaaatggcagattggaatgaattttttGAATTTACCATTGGATTTGCCTGCTGACTGTGTCCTTTCTGTTGGAACAAACTGAGTACCGGATACAACAGATTTCAATGAGGATGCAACAGGAACATCAGACGATAACATCCCAGCCgagataaagacagttttctttgatttttgagaacttgaagcacccagtcccacatgacttctttgacctgaattctgtatattctcaaaaatagttgaaccggggttaagcattctaacatttttctcaagagtatcgaaatctttagacaacttattaatttcaacattttttgaaattatttctttttccaaattttcattcaaatcagtaagttgtttaatttcaagggataaatctttatttttgcttaccaatgaccgattttcagaacacactttcacccatgaaccatacatttttttgtaagattcactcaaagactcatcattcaattcagattcatcactatcagaattttcttcatcttttgaaacattattcaagcaaacaattttttcattttcagatttagaaccaggtaaaatagaagtgagagcgacattaccttcctcatcttcactactttcagagtcattatcactccaagtagcaatcataccttttttgttctttttcaaagtatttgcacattcagactagatgtgaccaaatccctcacattccctgcactgaataccctttttattagtttgaaaaggtttaagagaagAAGGGTTACCTTTTGACATCTTACCATTGAATTTTTTGTTTCctattttattcatatattttcgaaaattctttgcaagcattgccatttcattatcaccatcttcatcatctgagacttccttttcagtgctcttgaaagctatggttttctccttttctttggaagagcttggcttgtctttttgacgaatcttttgatttaactcaaaggtacgaagtgaccccatcagttcttctaccttcatagtactgaaattttttgcctcttccatagcagtgagcttaacattgaacctgtcaggaagaactcgaacgatttttctaacaagaacagaatcatcaagtttttcaccaagtgcaaaatactcattagaaatatcagataatctctcataaaattcagatagtgtttcagaatcagacattCTAAGGTCATCAAACCTGGTTTGTAACAtgataaatctagaccttttaacatctacagttccttcaaactgggtttgaagaattgtccaagcatctttagccgagacacatgtggaaacaagttttataaaactttctccaacaccactaaatatggcgtgaagagctttattattatagctggataacttttcttcttctgtgtcccaaacaagttcagattttacaattgtgcttccatcttcacctttttcagtaggaggtgaccatccagacaaaattgctctccatgctttctcatcttgagcttttatgaaagctctcatcctaactttctagtatggatagtttgagtcatttagcaatggaggtcgagacaccgaactaccttctgcaaagaaagacatttcacacaaaacaaatcaaacggaaaataaccacaagatctcactaagagtttagtgaactgctctgataccaattgaaattccgttgtttaagattaccaacttaattatttaaattatataattaattgttAAACTGTTACAGAATTGTTTAAACAgataccagatatgtttaaacagtttgtgaccagaagataaaaacgaacataaagtaaagaacacacgaatttttacgtggtatcagcaatctttgcagattgctattagtccacgaggccacgcccagagaatgaaatttattagaagaatatctaaatgattacaaaaccacattgacttatacaaataaagactccctcttgaatttgtcgcaactgttgtaatctaaacttctaatcaaatttctgaagtgctaagatcttgaactcccttcaaatcataacacttgcacttttcctcccgaaaagtgacttacgaacaagacttctcccgaagcttgatgaccaatgtccaagtgtgttcaacctgcacaattaacacaaaggaaaacaatacagaagtacactgtaataaaccactaagaacttgctggactcaagttcttcacataataaaaaaaagtctctctaaaacttgaaaaataatacccaagagagataatcaaaaaccaacgacttaaggatgattatatactgtttagaatccctttaggtcgtggaaaacaaatcagaaatcaaacagcccataaatggaaaatcttccaaaataggaaagtcagaatctgttcaaacagactggcaatccgttcaaacagattcattgaacctggacagtttttcaacccagtttccttaaataaataaggaaacaatatatcatTTATAATTGCAAGCTGTACACAATTTCTGGGCAACCAAAAcagataaacaaaataaatactaataatttccatttcaagaaaaagatattcttttataggaaaatatatatatttattttacataaataaaaatctgaatataGAAAGGCATATTTCACCAAAACAagaaactacccattttcgaaattcaccacaaaatattacaaaagaggaAACCACTAATTttgaaaatacccttttaattaattttgtcattattgtcaaatatgccaataaaggattttacaataaaaaaattaattttgtgtAACTACCCAAAATTAATTTAACATAATGCACTTTTCGTATATGGCAAGAATTAAGATCTTCATATTTGTTTCTAGATTATTCTAGAATATTCTGatagatttttaagaaaaaaaaaactaaattatgggttgcaaaaaaaaaaagcccAATTCAAATTGGTCTTTATGGGTCTACATTCATGCCCGCAGGACATGCGAGCACACACAAGCGTTTTTACTCCACGCACAATGATTTGCACCCCTCAGCATGCAAGAGAGAGCTTCCTTCCTTGTCAACTTATCAAGCTAAGGATATGAAATTCTATTTAAACCCATTTGAAAGAATACTCAAATTTCAATGTAGGACTAACATAAATCCCATTATTTTTCCTAATCATTTTTCTTACAAGTAACAATTTCTCATTCACTCCACAATTATTTTGAGAAtattaatactttatttttatgtaCTCGTGGAGGAGAATACAAATCTCCTAAGATATCTCACTAATATCAAGTGAGTCTCAATAAAAACCATGCCTTAAAATGTTActttacacacatttttttaataattccCCACATGAATAAAATTGGGAACTAATGACGTGACACAATATGAAAATACTGGTGATAGACTTAACGGTTGAAACCTCAATAGGATAGGCAGGTTTCCTTTGAATCTTCCCTTGTAATAATGAACGCGATATTGTTGAACTGTTCTGCTATTAGTGTAAACAATGACATATTTCACACAGGAATCTTCCTAACATATTTAAGTTCTCACTGTTAATGTTCATTTTCGTCATTGATGTAAAAAATAAATATTCATTGTTCATTCACCattataatttctttttaaaagtACAACCACaattttttaatacattaaaCTCCTTTATGGTTGAGAAATATAGTTTATTCAATTGTATTTCTTGTTAGAATACTCTCACCCAAAAAACATAATAAACAAAACATTTTTGTaactaaaataatatttaattagttGTCACAACTAagcaaataattaaaaaaaatagtatatttAATAACAACAAGTAAACACTCATTTGATAACtcttcataaaataatttttctGATAAACTCTATACTTTGCCGAGAagattattttgaaaatatttatcATAGGAATTTTACAAGaaagacaataaaaaaaaaactagtattgtaaattatttagatACATTAGTTATATGGTCATTAATTTCAGTTAGTTATAACCTTTTGATTGTGAAatttttattcaataaattcTATTCTAGATTTTTTTTAATCCTAATTTATAGTCTATTGCAACTAAACTAATCAGATCATTCCACAGTTTCCACTAGTCtaaaatttaacataaaaataaagTCACTGTTGTATAAAAACATGTATATTGTTATTTTGGCTTTAGTTGACTTCACTGGAAGAAATAtcttattcattaaacatacatatatttatttcaaaacctTGCAATTCGCCTATGCTGCTATTCAGGCCGAGAAGACGCTGCCAGTGATAATTCTGGATTTTGGAGGCGTTTGTGGCAACTTAAAGTAcctccaaaaataaaaaattccctCTGGCAGGCATCCTCAAACTGCTTACCAACAAAAACGCTACTGCAAATGAAACATGTTGTTGTTAACGTGCTCTGCCCTTTGTGCAATATTGACCGCGAATCTATCTGTCATGTCCTAGTTTCATGCTCCTTTGCACAGGCCTGCTGGCATAGGCTCGGTATTGGATGTATCCCCACCCCACAAGGTACATTTTCTAGCTGGCTTTCCTCTATCTTGTCACTGTATTCAGGAGAGAAGAGGCAATGGGCTGTCATGTTACTGTGGGCATTGTGGAAAAGCAGGAATGACCTTGTTTGGCAGCAACGTGGAAGTGAAGTGGATGAAGTGATTGTTTTGGCAAAGTCTGTGCTTAATCAATGGATTAGTGCTCAAGACAGATCCTTTGATCTCTCAATGGGGCTTGTTACTCAAACTGATGGCAGCGAGCACTGGAACCCTCCTGCAGATGGCATGATTAAGCTTAATACCGATGCAGCACTTTTTGAAGCTTCCCAAACTTTCAGCTCCTCTTGCGTAGCACGGGACTCCACTGGTGCATTGATAGAGGCTTTTGCAAAGAATGATCGGGGTGCTGTAACTCCTGAAGCAGCTGAAGCTTTAGGCATCAAAGAGGCATTAAGTTGGGTCAAGGATAAACGTTGGAGCAAAGTAGAGATTGAGTCTGATTGCTTGGTTGCAGTCCAAGCAATTCGGAGTACAACAGCCATGTATTCCTATTTTGGAAGAATAATTACTGAATGCAGGAGCCTTTTGGAAGAATTAAAACCAAAATTTGTTTCTATTAAGTTTATTAAACGATCTGCCAATTCTGTGGCTCACCTTCTAGCGAGGTCCACAAGTGTAATTTCTTATCGTCATTGGAGTACCTCTAATGTACCCTCTGAACTATTATCTGTATTATTGCAAGATTTGCATTTCTAATGAAAGTTTATacctttgtcaaaaaaaaaatatatatatatagtaatataaAAAGACTTGTCCAAATCTCTCTAAATTTTTCCAAATACATAAATGCTAGTTTGGTATAGATGTGTTGTGGGAAAAAAACAATAGTTGTAGCTGTGCTGTGGAGAAAAGATACTGAATATTTGGTAAATTACAGATTTTAAACTACTATGAGTTAGAAATGTTGTATTAGgatgtcatatttattttattttatttaaaaaaatttatatgtttaaattaaatatattttttataagagactaataaagtgatcataaacaaaaatattatagtatataacatatacatattattgtgtatatatatattataactaatGGATGTAGCTAAGATTCAAATTATAATGATGATAgtattataatcatgttcatgaTATAATCAAATATGTAAAACTTAAGTTATCTCAAAATTCTCACTTTTTatgtctttatttattttcttttttaattttttttcctaaaacaTGAAATTGATATGTTTttcataaattataatttaaaaatactatGACATACAAAAATAATGTTATAGTATATAATAAACTCTATATTAAAGTAATTTGTTAATTTAAACTTACT from Humulus lupulus chromosome 5, drHumLupu1.1, whole genome shotgun sequence encodes the following:
- the LOC133778943 gene encoding uncharacterized protein LOC133778943 encodes the protein MVRTRGASSKKIPVSQSRKVPSPSPPPSVSTAPLSVPTAPTSVGKSCKSKARKKVFSLSHEHPMVFLDISADIVAPPSEVVVPSRAKDHSPLPFDLSLEARAKSKSVSSSSKAAAAGLLKLPLKPSQSKKNSVTPKRKLGLDASLSPLSAAKKKLKAHPPSLSSSESDPEEDKSESEATHDTTLSDETVPDIAESEAESDEPEKEDTIPSEQEAESDSGHIASPFPSKAKGKKPISGSTPSPKHSGVNFKPYSSIFCYNDNARDMVLYAQRKFIIERNYVLSDHRPFGVLTMLQDRQWTGSLVKFSGFVDRIVKEFYPNLTNEIIEPSSPLYNKVFVRGHWFSFSPQDIALALHLPLDVEDDVDGASLDKDMVITELVGQKMVWPSNTVISVSNLTYTYAVLHKFATTNWKPTSHTATISFDMASFLYKVGTGLGINLALVIHDQIIGFRKGNRKNLNLPFPHVIYKVLSMQKKDLQRDQEDLVAPTTTASYKASAPPTEATAAPSSKKVKPQSLKITSDDIPHASSSVATDSGLVATEIAAV